Genomic segment of Pasteurella multocida subsp. multocida OH4807:
TACTTTACCTAGTGTTGTCAGTATTTATTGTATTATGGGAATGTTATACTTTATTTCGTAGTAAGAAAGCACATTCAGCATGAATAAAACAAAAGACATTGATCTGTAAATTAAGTGCGGTAGAATACCGCACTTAATTTTTGTCGTTACGTTTAATTGGATAATACGATGTCAACTTACCAAACAATTGAGCCTGAATTTTGGAAGCATAAAAGCTTACTGGAAATGACAGATGCTGAATGGGAGGCATTATGCGATGGCTGTGGTAAGTGTTGTTATCGAAAGTTTATCGAAGGGCGAGGGAAACGAAAAAAATTATACTATACTCGTATTGCCTGTAATTTATTAGATCTTGAAACGGGAAAGTGTAGCAATTATTCAGACCGCTTCAAACTTGAGCCTGATTGCACCAAATTAACTAAGAAGAACTTACCTGATTTTCATTGGCTCCCTTCAACATGTGCCTATCGTTTATTAAATGAAAACAAACCGCTTTTTGATTGGCATCCATTAATCTCTGGTAACCCTGACTCAGTCAAACATGCTCACATTTTGATTGAGCAAGGCATTCATGAGAAGGATGTCATTGATTGGTTTGAATTTGTTGTTGACGATAACAG
This window contains:
- a CDS encoding hypothetical protein (COG2983 Uncharacterized conserved protein) translates to MSTYQTIEPEFWKHKSLLEMTDAEWEALCDGCGKCCYRKFIEGRGKRKKLYYTRIACNLLDLETGKCSNYSDRFKLEPDCTKLTKKNLPDFHWLPSTCAYRLLNENKPLFDWHPLISGNPDSVKHAHILIEQGIHEKDVIDWFEFVVDDNS